The nucleotide window AGCACGCCGGAAAAGGTGCTGTTGATGCCCTCCCGTTCCTCATGCTCGCCGCCGAGCAGGGCGATGCTCTCGCCATTCTCGCGCACGCGGGTCAGCATGTAGCGATAGTCCGCCTCCGCCTGGTTCTTCTCCTCGGACACCTCGACGAAGCGCCGACCGATGACCAGGATCGAGCCCGAGGCAATCAGCGCATAGAGCACCGCCGCCACCACCAGGAAGCCGGGAATGGTGATATCGGCCCCGCCGAGCTTCAGGGTCAGCGCGCCGCCGATGGTCCATAGCACCACGATGAATGTCGCCGCCGACAGGAAAGCGGCGGTCACCCCGGCGAGAAAATCGATCGGCGATTCAGTGGCGACCCGCAGGTCCTCGGCGATGCGATATTCGGGGTTCTTGTGGTCGCCGCTGACGAGGTTCAGCTGATAGTAGCGGCCGGCAGCGAGCCAGCGCGTCACTACGGCGTTCGTCAGCCAGGCGCGCCAGCGCCGCTGCATGCCCATGCGCGCATAGACCTGCGCCACGCCCAGCGCCACACTGCCGATGGCCAGGGGAAAGAAAACTGCGGTGAGATAGAACACGGTGGCGGCATCGCGCTTCTCGATGCCGTCGAAGATCGACCTGTTCCAGACGTTGATGGCATACTGGACGCCGACATTGGCAACGATCAGCAGCAGCAGTCCGATGGTAAATACCCACGCCAGGCGATCCCCCTTGGCGCCCCAGTAACCCCGCGCACTGATCCAGAAGCGGGTCAGCAGGTAGGATTTGCGCAGGCGCTCTATTTCTTCAGGGGCGAGCGCGGGATCCGGCTCGATGGCCGCGGGCGGAGGCGGTTCGACGGGGTGACCATCCTCCGCGATCACGCTGTCGAGTTCGGATTCGACAGGCAAGGTTGTTTCATCGGATGGGCGAGGCCTGGCCTCAGCGGTCGTCGTCATGACCGCATCAACGGTCCAGAAAAACGAAATGTTCCGGCTGCGCTCTCACAGGGCTGCATCCCGAGGTCGGCCGTCCCGGAGCCCTCCGCGTGCGCCAAAAGGGCAGCATTTCGCAGCTCCGCGATTTTACGCGTCCAAGTTTTTGATGTTACGAAATTCGTTGGTGAGCCCGTCGGGATTCGAACCCGAGACCCCATGATTAAAAGTCACGTGCTCTACCGGCTGAGCTACGGGCTCACTCGCCGCTGTGGTTAGGATGCCAAGACGGCAGGGTCAAGGCCGGCAGCGGCAGCGCCCTGGGAAAGATGCGCGGGGTGGCGTGGGCTGTGCATATCCCAAGCCCATTGACCGGCAGGCGGCCCGTGCCCACCATGGCCCCTCATTGCTCCTGGAATTGCCATGCCCGTCCATAATCACATTGCCTCCGGCGCCGACGAGATCGCGGCCTGGCGCCAGGATTTCCATCGCCACCCGGAGCTCATGTACGAGCTGCCCCGCACCAGCGCCGCAGTGGCCGACAAGCTGCGTGCCTTCGGCTGCGACGAGGTGATCACCGGGCTCGGGCGCACCGGCGTGGTCGGCATCGTGCGCGGACGCGGGGACGGGCCCATGATCGGGCTGCGGGCCGACATGGACGCTCTGCCCATCACTGAGCAGACGGGCGCCGCCTATGCCTCGCAGGCCCCCGGCGTCATGCATGCCTGCGGCCATGACGGCCACACCGCCATGCTGCTCGGAGCGGCGCGCCACCTCGCGGAAACCCGCGCCTTCTCCGGCACCGCCGTGCTCATCTTCCAGCCGGCGGAGGAGGGCGGGGCCGGCGCCAAGGCCATGATCGACGACGGCCTGTTCGCTCGCTTCCCGGTGAGCGAGGTCTATGGCATGCACAATCTGCCGGGGCTGCCCGTGGGCCGCTTCGCCATGCGGCAGGGCGGTATCATGGCCTCGTCCGACCGCATCGAGATCCTGGTGGACGGCCGCGGCGCCCATGCCGCGCGGCCCAACCAGGGGGTGGACGTCGTGCT belongs to Xanthobacter autotrophicus Py2 and includes:
- a CDS encoding amidohydrolase (TIGRFAM: amidohydrolase~PFAM: peptidase M20; peptidase dimerisation domain protein~KEGG: rpa:RPA2647 putative hydrolase); translation: MPVHNHIASGADEIAAWRQDFHRHPELMYELPRTSAAVADKLRAFGCDEVITGLGRTGVVGIVRGRGDGPMIGLRADMDALPITEQTGAAYASQAPGVMHACGHDGHTAMLLGAARHLAETRAFSGTAVLIFQPAEEGGAGAKAMIDDGLFARFPVSEVYGMHNLPGLPVGRFAMRQGGIMASSDRIEILVDGRGAHAARPNQGVDVVLTGAAIVTALQHVVSRNLDPLAAAVISIPMFHAGEADNVLPPSARLAGTMRALDPHVREVLRARIVAVAEGVAAAHGATATVSFSQGYPVTRNHAAQTAFAAEVAADVAGLSEVDAAAPPLMAAEDFAFMLEEKPGAYIFIGNGPSADLHHPEYDFADTAIPFGASYWVRLVERALPLSV